A region of the Neomicrococcus lactis genome:
TGCCTAGAAAATAGTTTCTGGGGGACAAAAGAACCGCGGTGGCTGAATCGTTTTTGACGATCTAGCCACCGCGGTTTTGCGTACCGGGTGCTGATTTCACATCCGCTCACCCCGACACCACAGACTGTTTGAGAAGTCTTTAGGTATTTGGACGCTTTCCGTGGTTAGCGCCTCCGCGCTTGCGGTCGCGACGCTTGCGTGCTCGCTTGCTCATGGCTGCCTCCTTACTTCTGCTAAAAATTGCTGCCGTTTAGTCTCTCACGGCTAGCTGGATGATGAATAATTTTGAGTACGACGACGCCGCTAGGCTTTCGTACTTTTCTTGCTGTTAGCTTTCGGTGGGCTGCGGAATACCGAGCCACTGATACCAACCGCGGTGCAACACGAGCCATGCCATGAGGCCGTAGCCGGCCTGACCTGGCTTGCCGTTGTTCTCTGCGAGATCGCGACGCCACTGCTCGTGGTTGAGCAACGGGGTGTACATGTCCACGAAAGCGTGCTGACGGCGGCTTGCTACGTCTCCGTAGGCTGCCGAGAGATCTGCAAGACGCGCGTTGCGTTCGGCGTCGAGTCCTGGGGGAGGACCCACCACCATGGCCTTGATGCTCAACTGGCTCGCTGCATCCAAGATGTTGGCGAGGTTGAGGCGGGAGCGGGCCGTGGAGATATCGAGATCC
Encoded here:
- a CDS encoding GDSL-type esterase/lipase family protein, encoding MDTRTIRLAAVGDELLAGHGDPRALGWFGRVLARTPIDSVRIESYVLAAPAEGSESISQRWLEEVGRRFSEETENRLVIAMTSKDLDLDISTARSRLNLANILDAASQLSIKAMVVGPPPGLDAERNARLADLSAAYGDVASRRQHAFVDMYTPLLNHEQWRRDLAENNGKPGQAGYGLMAWLVLHRGWYQWLGIPQPTES
- a CDS encoding 50S ribosomal protein bL37, translated to MSKRARKRRDRKRGGANHGKRPNT